A genomic window from Lasioglossum baleicum chromosome 7, iyLasBale1, whole genome shotgun sequence includes:
- the Syt14 gene encoding synaptotagmin 14 isoform X3, with amino-acid sequence MHLRFEGDENIDDPSWMETQVPVEATAFLAAVAGFVFLLLALFLYLSRKWCFTPPSTTTLFGGVCVPLCESNNSSTSQIAKNIGKAFSYSDPETSSDSEEDALRRLNPRPPPPPDTLTIQAEDGPTIVDAGTTSGSCTEEHTPTDQQQCVVDVGASSILLGSREQEVEVEQNGPTTNDVITTMGTVAEEVGSLEVAFLYDAPMREMTVHVLQGRNYPEGIGGSQVRLVLLPSRKQRRKTRVRQGSSPQYMESFLLPRVNPEDVNAMGVRLRVYFWGGRMRRERLLGEARVSFDQINLQLETTLWLTLQPPPSSSVQDWATTGSLTRSDSTGSQQSVQSYASPTVPPYGSSMKGGSVAEILICLSYNGTTGRLAVEIIKGSHFRGGGGNDTKPPDTYVKLVLVDSNDHEIERSKTGLKRAQPNPLYKETFIFQVALFQLADVTLFLSVYNRRRGSMGKKGREMIGWLSLGLNSSGPEELQHWNDMRAASYPTQVQRWHSLLRP; translated from the exons atgcatttgcgaTTCGAAGGGGATGAAAATATCGATGATCCATCGTGGATGGAGACTCAAG TACCTGTGGAAGCGACAGCGTTTCTAGCTGCCGTTGCTGGTTTCGTGTTCCTACTGTTGGCTCTGTTTTTGTACCTGTCCCGGAAGTGGTGCTTCACCCCGCCGTCCACCACCACGCTCTTCGGCGGCGTTTGCGTGCCCTTATGCGAGTCCAACAACAGCTCCACTTCTCAGATCGCGAAAAACATAG GAAAAGCATTTTCCTACTCGGATCCAGAGACCAGCTCCGATTCTGAAGAAGACGCTCTTCGTCGATTGAATCCGCGTCCTCCACCACCCCCGGACACCCTCACCATACAAGCTGAAGATGGTCCCACCATCGTGG ACGCTGGCACCACCTCCGGCAGCTGCACGGAGGAGCACACCCCCACCGATCAACAACAG TGCGTAGTGGATGTCGGAGCATCCAGTATCCTGCTGGGCAGCAGGGAACAAGAGGTGGAGGTCGAGCAGAATGGGCCGACGACCAACGACGTCATCACGACGATGGGCACCGTCGCTGAAGAAGTGGGCAGCCTCGAGGTTGCGTTCTTGTACGACGCCCCCATGCGCGAGATGACG GTACACGTACTCCAAGGACGAAACTACCCCGAAGGCATTGGAGGCAGTCAAGTTCGACTGGTCTTGCTACCATCGAGGAAGCAACGTCGCAAAACTCGGGTGCGACAGGGCTCGTCTCCACAATATATGGAGAGTTTCCTGCTTCCTCGGGTAAACCCCGAGGACGTGAACGCTATGGGGGTGCGGCTGCGAGTCTACTTCTGGGGTGGAAGAATGCGTCGAGAGAGACTGCTCGGCGAGGCCAGGGTCTCCTTCGATCAAATCAATCTTCAGCTTGAGACGACTCTTTGGTTGACGCTGCAGCCACCTCCTTCGTCCTCG GTACAAGACTGGGCGACAACCGGCAGCTTGACTCGCAGCGACTCGACAGGCTCTCAACAGTCGGTCCAGTCGTACGCCTCGCCCACTGTACCTCCTTATGGCAGCAGCATGAAGGGCGGAAGCGTCGCGGAGATTCTAATCTGCTTGTCGTACAACGGGACGACGGGACGTTTAGCGGTTGAAATAATCAAGGGGTCACACTTCCGGGGTGGAGGTGGCAACGACACCAAGCCGCCGGATACATACGTCAAGCTCGTTCTTGTGGACAGCAACGACCACGAGATAGAACGGTCGAAAACGGGGCTGAAGCGTGCCCAGCCGAATCCTCTTTACAAGGAAACGTTCATATTCCAG GTCGCCCTGTTCCAGCTGGCGGACGTGACGCTTTTCCTGTCGGTGTACAACCGGCGTAGAGGAAGTATGGGCAAGAAAGGCAGAGAGATGATTGGCTGGCTGAGCCTGGGCTTGAACAGTTCCGGGCCCGAGGAGCTCCAGCATTGGAACGACATGCGTGCAGCGAGCTACCCGACGCAGGTCCAGCGTTGGCACTCGCTGTTGCGACCTTGA
- the LOC143210556 gene encoding pre-mRNA-splicing factor ISY1 homolog: MARNAEKAMTTLARWRAAQSNEGARKEQERRPYLASECRDLRKAEKWRMQIIREIAKKVAQIQNAGLGEFRIRDLNDEINKLLREKRHWEAQIKELGGPDYSRVGPRMLDHEGREVPGNRGYKYFGAAKELPGVRELFEQEPPPPPRKTRAELMKDIDADYYGYRDDDDGILLPLEQKAEKEGRERAVLEWQEQNEKNEPEAEPEVEITAQRAIPSQQDIQEALLARKKQELLEKYVL, from the exons ATG GCAAGAAACGCGGAGAAGGCAAT GACAACACTGGCTCGTTGGAGAGCAGCTCAGAGCAACGAAGGGGCCAGGAAAGAACAGGAGAGGAGACCGTACCTGGCATCGGAATGCAGGGACCTAAGGAAAGCAGAGAAATGGAGGATGCAGATTATCAGAGAAATTGCAAAGAAGGTGGCACAGATACAGAACGCGGGTCTAGGTGAATTCAGAATCCGGGATTTGAATGATGAGATCAACAAGCTGCTGAGAGAGAAGAGGCATTGGGAGGCACAGATAAAGGAGCTCGGAGGGCCTGATTACTCCAGAGTGGGTCCACGGATGCTGGACCACGAGGGGCGCGAG GTCCCCGGGAATCGTGGATACAAGTACTTTGGAGCGGCGAAGGAACTGCCGGGGGTCAGGGAGCTTTTCGAACAAGAGCCTCCGCCTCCACCTCGGAAAACTCGCGCGGAGCTGATGAAGGACATTGACGCCGATTATTATGGCTATAGGGACGACGACGATGGTATTTTATTACCGCTGGAGCAGAAAGCGGAGAAGGAAGGTCGGGAGAGGGCCGTGCTAGAGTGGCAGGAGCAGAACGAGAAAAACGAGCCGGAAGCGGAGCCGGAAGTCGAGATCACCGCGCAAAGAGCGATACCGTCGCAGCAAGACATTCAGGAAGCGTTGCTCGCAAGAAAGAAGCAAGAGCTATTAGAGAAATATGTACTTTGA
- the Syt14 gene encoding synaptotagmin 14 isoform X4 — MILAGSDHFLAVPVEATAFLAAVAGFVFLLLALFLYLSRKWCFTPPSTTTLFGGVCVPLCESNNSSTSQIAKNIGKAFSYSDPETSSDSEEDALRRLNPRPPPPPDTLTIQAEDGPTIVDAGTTSGSCTEEHTPTDQQQCVVDVGASSILLGSREQEVEVEQNGPTTNDVITTMGTVAEEVGSLEVAFLYDAPMREMTVHVLQGRNYPEGIGGSQVRLVLLPSRKQRRKTRVRQGSSPQYMESFLLPRVNPEDVNAMGVRLRVYFWGGRMRRERLLGEARVSFDQINLQLETTLWLTLQPPPSSSVQDWATTGSLTRSDSTGSQQSVQSYASPTVPPYGSSMKGGSVAEILICLSYNGTTGRLAVEIIKGSHFRGGGGNDTKPPDTYVKLVLVDSNDHEIERSKTGLKRAQPNPLYKETFIFQVALFQLADVTLFLSVYNRRRGSMGKKGREMIGWLSLGLNSSGPEELQHWNDMRAASYPTQVQRWHSLLRP; from the exons ATGATTCTGGCTGGATCAGACCATTTTCTGGCGG TACCTGTGGAAGCGACAGCGTTTCTAGCTGCCGTTGCTGGTTTCGTGTTCCTACTGTTGGCTCTGTTTTTGTACCTGTCCCGGAAGTGGTGCTTCACCCCGCCGTCCACCACCACGCTCTTCGGCGGCGTTTGCGTGCCCTTATGCGAGTCCAACAACAGCTCCACTTCTCAGATCGCGAAAAACATAG GAAAAGCATTTTCCTACTCGGATCCAGAGACCAGCTCCGATTCTGAAGAAGACGCTCTTCGTCGATTGAATCCGCGTCCTCCACCACCCCCGGACACCCTCACCATACAAGCTGAAGATGGTCCCACCATCGTGG ACGCTGGCACCACCTCCGGCAGCTGCACGGAGGAGCACACCCCCACCGATCAACAACAG TGCGTAGTGGATGTCGGAGCATCCAGTATCCTGCTGGGCAGCAGGGAACAAGAGGTGGAGGTCGAGCAGAATGGGCCGACGACCAACGACGTCATCACGACGATGGGCACCGTCGCTGAAGAAGTGGGCAGCCTCGAGGTTGCGTTCTTGTACGACGCCCCCATGCGCGAGATGACG GTACACGTACTCCAAGGACGAAACTACCCCGAAGGCATTGGAGGCAGTCAAGTTCGACTGGTCTTGCTACCATCGAGGAAGCAACGTCGCAAAACTCGGGTGCGACAGGGCTCGTCTCCACAATATATGGAGAGTTTCCTGCTTCCTCGGGTAAACCCCGAGGACGTGAACGCTATGGGGGTGCGGCTGCGAGTCTACTTCTGGGGTGGAAGAATGCGTCGAGAGAGACTGCTCGGCGAGGCCAGGGTCTCCTTCGATCAAATCAATCTTCAGCTTGAGACGACTCTTTGGTTGACGCTGCAGCCACCTCCTTCGTCCTCG GTACAAGACTGGGCGACAACCGGCAGCTTGACTCGCAGCGACTCGACAGGCTCTCAACAGTCGGTCCAGTCGTACGCCTCGCCCACTGTACCTCCTTATGGCAGCAGCATGAAGGGCGGAAGCGTCGCGGAGATTCTAATCTGCTTGTCGTACAACGGGACGACGGGACGTTTAGCGGTTGAAATAATCAAGGGGTCACACTTCCGGGGTGGAGGTGGCAACGACACCAAGCCGCCGGATACATACGTCAAGCTCGTTCTTGTGGACAGCAACGACCACGAGATAGAACGGTCGAAAACGGGGCTGAAGCGTGCCCAGCCGAATCCTCTTTACAAGGAAACGTTCATATTCCAG GTCGCCCTGTTCCAGCTGGCGGACGTGACGCTTTTCCTGTCGGTGTACAACCGGCGTAGAGGAAGTATGGGCAAGAAAGGCAGAGAGATGATTGGCTGGCTGAGCCTGGGCTTGAACAGTTCCGGGCCCGAGGAGCTCCAGCATTGGAACGACATGCGTGCAGCGAGCTACCCGACGCAGGTCCAGCGTTGGCACTCGCTGTTGCGACCTTGA
- the Syt14 gene encoding synaptotagmin 14 isoform X1, protein MHLRFEGDENIDDPSWMETQVPVEATAFLAAVAGFVFLLLALFLYLSRKWCFTPPSTTTLFGGVCVPLCESNNSSTSQIAKNIGKAFSYSDPETSSDSEEDALRRLNPRPPPPPDTLTIQAEDGPTIVDAGTTSGSCTEEHTPTDQQQVNQQELNCEDAVSTYHDRISCSRSEPLCVVDVGASSILLGSREQEVEVEQNGPTTNDVITTMGTVAEEVGSLEVAFLYDAPMREMTVHVLQGRNYPEGIGGSQVRLVLLPSRKQRRKTRVRQGSSPQYMESFLLPRVNPEDVNAMGVRLRVYFWGGRMRRERLLGEARVSFDQINLQLETTLWLTLQPPPSSSVQDWATTGSLTRSDSTGSQQSVQSYASPTVPPYGSSMKGGSVAEILICLSYNGTTGRLAVEIIKGSHFRGGGGNDTKPPDTYVKLVLVDSNDHEIERSKTGLKRAQPNPLYKETFIFQVALFQLADVTLFLSVYNRRRGSMGKKGREMIGWLSLGLNSSGPEELQHWNDMRAASYPTQVQRWHSLLRP, encoded by the exons atgcatttgcgaTTCGAAGGGGATGAAAATATCGATGATCCATCGTGGATGGAGACTCAAG TACCTGTGGAAGCGACAGCGTTTCTAGCTGCCGTTGCTGGTTTCGTGTTCCTACTGTTGGCTCTGTTTTTGTACCTGTCCCGGAAGTGGTGCTTCACCCCGCCGTCCACCACCACGCTCTTCGGCGGCGTTTGCGTGCCCTTATGCGAGTCCAACAACAGCTCCACTTCTCAGATCGCGAAAAACATAG GAAAAGCATTTTCCTACTCGGATCCAGAGACCAGCTCCGATTCTGAAGAAGACGCTCTTCGTCGATTGAATCCGCGTCCTCCACCACCCCCGGACACCCTCACCATACAAGCTGAAGATGGTCCCACCATCGTGG ACGCTGGCACCACCTCCGGCAGCTGCACGGAGGAGCACACCCCCACCGATCAACAACAGGTGAACCAACAGGAACTAAACTGCGAAGACGCGGTTTCCACGTATCACGATCGAATATCGTGTTCTCGATCCGAGCCGCtg TGCGTAGTGGATGTCGGAGCATCCAGTATCCTGCTGGGCAGCAGGGAACAAGAGGTGGAGGTCGAGCAGAATGGGCCGACGACCAACGACGTCATCACGACGATGGGCACCGTCGCTGAAGAAGTGGGCAGCCTCGAGGTTGCGTTCTTGTACGACGCCCCCATGCGCGAGATGACG GTACACGTACTCCAAGGACGAAACTACCCCGAAGGCATTGGAGGCAGTCAAGTTCGACTGGTCTTGCTACCATCGAGGAAGCAACGTCGCAAAACTCGGGTGCGACAGGGCTCGTCTCCACAATATATGGAGAGTTTCCTGCTTCCTCGGGTAAACCCCGAGGACGTGAACGCTATGGGGGTGCGGCTGCGAGTCTACTTCTGGGGTGGAAGAATGCGTCGAGAGAGACTGCTCGGCGAGGCCAGGGTCTCCTTCGATCAAATCAATCTTCAGCTTGAGACGACTCTTTGGTTGACGCTGCAGCCACCTCCTTCGTCCTCG GTACAAGACTGGGCGACAACCGGCAGCTTGACTCGCAGCGACTCGACAGGCTCTCAACAGTCGGTCCAGTCGTACGCCTCGCCCACTGTACCTCCTTATGGCAGCAGCATGAAGGGCGGAAGCGTCGCGGAGATTCTAATCTGCTTGTCGTACAACGGGACGACGGGACGTTTAGCGGTTGAAATAATCAAGGGGTCACACTTCCGGGGTGGAGGTGGCAACGACACCAAGCCGCCGGATACATACGTCAAGCTCGTTCTTGTGGACAGCAACGACCACGAGATAGAACGGTCGAAAACGGGGCTGAAGCGTGCCCAGCCGAATCCTCTTTACAAGGAAACGTTCATATTCCAG GTCGCCCTGTTCCAGCTGGCGGACGTGACGCTTTTCCTGTCGGTGTACAACCGGCGTAGAGGAAGTATGGGCAAGAAAGGCAGAGAGATGATTGGCTGGCTGAGCCTGGGCTTGAACAGTTCCGGGCCCGAGGAGCTCCAGCATTGGAACGACATGCGTGCAGCGAGCTACCCGACGCAGGTCCAGCGTTGGCACTCGCTGTTGCGACCTTGA
- the Syt14 gene encoding synaptotagmin 14 isoform X2, protein MILAGSDHFLAVPVEATAFLAAVAGFVFLLLALFLYLSRKWCFTPPSTTTLFGGVCVPLCESNNSSTSQIAKNIGKAFSYSDPETSSDSEEDALRRLNPRPPPPPDTLTIQAEDGPTIVDAGTTSGSCTEEHTPTDQQQVNQQELNCEDAVSTYHDRISCSRSEPLCVVDVGASSILLGSREQEVEVEQNGPTTNDVITTMGTVAEEVGSLEVAFLYDAPMREMTVHVLQGRNYPEGIGGSQVRLVLLPSRKQRRKTRVRQGSSPQYMESFLLPRVNPEDVNAMGVRLRVYFWGGRMRRERLLGEARVSFDQINLQLETTLWLTLQPPPSSSVQDWATTGSLTRSDSTGSQQSVQSYASPTVPPYGSSMKGGSVAEILICLSYNGTTGRLAVEIIKGSHFRGGGGNDTKPPDTYVKLVLVDSNDHEIERSKTGLKRAQPNPLYKETFIFQVALFQLADVTLFLSVYNRRRGSMGKKGREMIGWLSLGLNSSGPEELQHWNDMRAASYPTQVQRWHSLLRP, encoded by the exons ATGATTCTGGCTGGATCAGACCATTTTCTGGCGG TACCTGTGGAAGCGACAGCGTTTCTAGCTGCCGTTGCTGGTTTCGTGTTCCTACTGTTGGCTCTGTTTTTGTACCTGTCCCGGAAGTGGTGCTTCACCCCGCCGTCCACCACCACGCTCTTCGGCGGCGTTTGCGTGCCCTTATGCGAGTCCAACAACAGCTCCACTTCTCAGATCGCGAAAAACATAG GAAAAGCATTTTCCTACTCGGATCCAGAGACCAGCTCCGATTCTGAAGAAGACGCTCTTCGTCGATTGAATCCGCGTCCTCCACCACCCCCGGACACCCTCACCATACAAGCTGAAGATGGTCCCACCATCGTGG ACGCTGGCACCACCTCCGGCAGCTGCACGGAGGAGCACACCCCCACCGATCAACAACAGGTGAACCAACAGGAACTAAACTGCGAAGACGCGGTTTCCACGTATCACGATCGAATATCGTGTTCTCGATCCGAGCCGCtg TGCGTAGTGGATGTCGGAGCATCCAGTATCCTGCTGGGCAGCAGGGAACAAGAGGTGGAGGTCGAGCAGAATGGGCCGACGACCAACGACGTCATCACGACGATGGGCACCGTCGCTGAAGAAGTGGGCAGCCTCGAGGTTGCGTTCTTGTACGACGCCCCCATGCGCGAGATGACG GTACACGTACTCCAAGGACGAAACTACCCCGAAGGCATTGGAGGCAGTCAAGTTCGACTGGTCTTGCTACCATCGAGGAAGCAACGTCGCAAAACTCGGGTGCGACAGGGCTCGTCTCCACAATATATGGAGAGTTTCCTGCTTCCTCGGGTAAACCCCGAGGACGTGAACGCTATGGGGGTGCGGCTGCGAGTCTACTTCTGGGGTGGAAGAATGCGTCGAGAGAGACTGCTCGGCGAGGCCAGGGTCTCCTTCGATCAAATCAATCTTCAGCTTGAGACGACTCTTTGGTTGACGCTGCAGCCACCTCCTTCGTCCTCG GTACAAGACTGGGCGACAACCGGCAGCTTGACTCGCAGCGACTCGACAGGCTCTCAACAGTCGGTCCAGTCGTACGCCTCGCCCACTGTACCTCCTTATGGCAGCAGCATGAAGGGCGGAAGCGTCGCGGAGATTCTAATCTGCTTGTCGTACAACGGGACGACGGGACGTTTAGCGGTTGAAATAATCAAGGGGTCACACTTCCGGGGTGGAGGTGGCAACGACACCAAGCCGCCGGATACATACGTCAAGCTCGTTCTTGTGGACAGCAACGACCACGAGATAGAACGGTCGAAAACGGGGCTGAAGCGTGCCCAGCCGAATCCTCTTTACAAGGAAACGTTCATATTCCAG GTCGCCCTGTTCCAGCTGGCGGACGTGACGCTTTTCCTGTCGGTGTACAACCGGCGTAGAGGAAGTATGGGCAAGAAAGGCAGAGAGATGATTGGCTGGCTGAGCCTGGGCTTGAACAGTTCCGGGCCCGAGGAGCTCCAGCATTGGAACGACATGCGTGCAGCGAGCTACCCGACGCAGGTCCAGCGTTGGCACTCGCTGTTGCGACCTTGA